A genome region from Euphorbia lathyris chromosome 4, ddEupLath1.1, whole genome shotgun sequence includes the following:
- the LOC136227569 gene encoding uncharacterized protein, which produces MIQEQQCVLTGPCVRAWYLGDRGITGVRDAHWTPGEIPISMFAVRTLPLSTIHRDLTRHFVGRVVWVHAGGREPYLSTLLSARDAPATAMEVDPVTDVFSREAVATVFGQEEVPEGSWRSAHLSDFFDGSQTQTPAREQPYFVGESSSAARSERSSIGVPIPGYGRDYATIRYDESGTPYAGFEAAPPIFSSRLPFDPSDASLTTRETCTDYVDLSGFLRDCLSLRCTDHLSDLHAHERRQSELVREADARVGHVYQERNDHWSGVMRRETEGRLAVEERARDESIRRLAAEERARAADERA; this is translated from the exons atgatccaggagcagcagtgtgtgctcaccggcccctgcgtgcgagCGTGGTATCTAGGGGATCGAGGTATTACCGGGGTTAGAGACGCTCATTGGacgccgggtgagatccccatctctatgttTGCTGTGCGGACTCTGCCTTTATCGACCATTCATCGAGATCTGACCCGTCATTTTGTCGGTAGAGTAGTCtgggttcacgccgggggccgcgagccttacttgtctactttactgagcgcgagggatgccccggcgacagcgatggaggtagatccggtgacggacgtgttttcgagagaggctGTCGCGacagtcttcggtcaggaggaggttccg gagggatcttggaggagtgcccacttatctgatttttttgatggcagtcagactcagacaccagcgcgcgagcagccctacttcgtcggtgagtcctccagcgcagcccgatcggagagatcgtccataggcgtgcctataccaggctacgggagggattatgctacgatccgctatgacgagtctgggacaccttatgcgggatttgaggcggcccctcctatcttctcctcgaggctcccgtttgatccctcggacgcttcactgaccactagggagacctgtacagactacgtggatctatccggcttcctacgagattgcctcagcttgcgctgcaccgaccacctg agtgatcttcatgcccatgaacggagacagagtgagctagtgcgggaagctgatgcccgagttggtcatgtgtatcaagagaggaacgaccactggtcgggggtgatgcgacgggagactgagggtcgccttgccgtcgaggagagggcgcgtgatgagtcgatcagacgccttgctgcagaggagagagcacgagctgctgatgagagagcatga